AACCGACGGGGCTTTGATGGGGATCATGCCGACGTTGGTGAAGGTATCGGAGATTTGCCGGTCAAGGTCGGTGCGATCTGTCAGCACCAGTACGCTGGGATTGTTCAACCCTACACACTCAGCCCGCAGGTAACGGGTCAGGTACGCCATGGTCAGCGACTTGCCACTGCCCTGTGTATGCCATACGACGCCACCTTCCGGTTTATCAGCCGTGAGTCTGGCAAGGGTCTTTCGTACTGCCCGCCATTGCTGGTAACGGGGCAGCTTTTTGATGGTGCGGCCTTCTTCCAGTTCGAACAGCACAAACTGGCAGGCCAGCTCCACAAAGCGGGAGGGCTCGAACAGAGCCCAGAGCAGGTGATGCTGTTCCGTGGGTTCTTTACCGGGCTGCACAGCGTGCAACCGCTGACGTACAGTTGCTTCTTCGCTGGCTTCCAGACGGTAACGGAAATAGAAGGCTTCCGGCGTAAAAATGGCACCGTACAATGCCTGATTACGGTTGATGGCTGCACACACCTGGTTAAACACAAAGTGTCGTGGGTGGCTGTTCTGGTAACTCAGCAGCTGGTTGATGCCCTTGCCAATTTTGACGTGGCTGGCTTTGCACTCGATCATCGCCAGTGGCAACCCATTGATAAACAACAGCAGGTCGGGCCGGAACTCGTCGCCATCGCTGTTGGTGCCAACGAACTGATCCACCACATGAAAGCGGTTCTCTAATGGCTCCGCTTGATTGAAAAAGCAGACACTGCGGGGGCGACCCTGTTTGTCCTTAACCTGTATCCCGCTGCCATGAATCACCGACTCCCAGGCGTTCTGGTTGGCGGCCATCAGGTTGTCGTTCCCGCTTTTATTAAAAGCGCCTCTTAATTCACGAAGTACGGTATCGACACCGGCAGTCACATCCGCCAGCCACGGGTTGAACGACAGCAACCGGTCAGTCAGTACATCGGTGAGGATAGGGGGCAGGTGGCGGTGTGGCTGTTGCTTGCCCACTGCTTTGCCGGACAGGTGGGTGTAACCCAGTTGTTGTAACCAGATGATGGCGGGCTTTTCGACGCCTTCCCGTTCAGCGTTACCTTTTCGATGAAAGGGGGCATCGTCCGTGTTCATCGCAAGACTCCTGACTTCAGTACACAATCTAAAACGGGGAAACTTTATCACTCCTGCTGGTTCGGTGGTATCCGGTTTGGGTGATGGCAGTATTTAGTTTTTTACTGTCTCTGGTGGGGGCGGTTTATGCGCTCCTTTTTGTAAACACCTCTATTCGATCAATGTCGTCTTTTTCAGCCTGTTGTACCTTGTATAAATCCCATCGTAATTGCAGGTTAAGCCAGAAGTCTGGCGACATACCCAAAAAGCGAGCCAGTCGCAGGGCGGTGCTAGGGGTAACGCCCCGCTTGCCGTTGACGAGTTCGTTGACTCGCTGGTAAGGGACATGAATAGCCGATGCCAGCTCCCGCTGAGTAATGTCCATCGGTAACAGAAACTCTTCCAGCAGTATTTCACCGGGATGAGTGGGGGGGCGGTTTGTGGGCATTTTGGCCACAATGCCACCACTGCCTTCGTCAAAGTCTTCAGTTTTCATAATGATTGTTCTCCTCGGTGCTGGAGCGTTGAACAGAAATAGTGCCAGTTATACGAGCTGCATTTTAATAGTAAAAAAAGCAGCTGATATAAAATAATTGTCTAGAATTTATCCCTTGTTACCTTGTCAAACACTTTATTGTATATACAATTTGATATGAGTTATGAATGGGATGAGAGTAAGCGCATCGTCAATTTGCAGAAACATGGTGTCGATTTTGGGGAGGTGTACCTCTTCGACTGGAATACCGCCACACTCAGTCAGGATAACCGAAAGAATTACGGAGAAATAAGAGTAAAAGCAAAGGGGTTTATTGAAGGTCGGTTGCATGAGCTGGTTTTCAATATTCGTGGTGGCAACATAAGAGTCATTGGCCTGAGAAAAGCCAATCAGCGAGAGGTGAAAGAATATGAGCGAAGAACCCAAAAAGCCCGATTACATTAGCCAGGAGGATTGGGACTCGGTTGACGTGCCGGAATGGACGGAAGAGGATTGGGCAAATGCCCGCCCGGCCATAGAAGTATTGCCTGAAATTGTCGAGGAATACCGTCGCCGAACCCGAGGGCAACAGAAAGAGCCGACTAAAGAGCAGGTGTCTATCCGCCTCAGTCCTGAAGTGCTTGAGTTTTTCCGGGCAACAGGCAGCGGCTGGCAAAGCCGGATAGATGATGTGCTGAAAGAGCATCTTGGCAAGCACTGAGCCGGAGGGAATTGCCCCCGCAGTACGGAGACAATCCGGCCGGTTAATGATCCTGTGGTTCCGGCTTAACCCTGATCTGGCCGGTGAGCAGTTTTTGCATCAGGCCTTTTTTCAGTTGTTGGGTTTGGGATTTCTGGGTGGTCAGGTGGTTCAGCTTCCTGTCGGTGGTGGAGAGGATTTTTGCGATTTCTTGTTGTTCCTTTATAGGGGGAGCTGCAATCAGGAATTCCTGAATTTGTTTGCTGCTGATATGTGGCACTACTGAGTCGGTTTGAACCCCTTTGACATATTGCTCAAAGCGATAACTTGAAAAGAGATGCTTTAATAAGGATTGGCTAAAGCTATCTTTTGTCCTAAGTCTTGATACTCGTTGCACCAGATAACATGGTAAGTCAGCTTTGTTTACTTGCGATACTTTCAAGCCGTTGGAAACCCATGTACGATCCATTGCGATTACTAAATCACCGTCTTGCATAAGATATTTGGCTAGTTCTCCCGAATCCCCAGCTGGCCAAAATTTAGCAAAATCGTCGTAAACCCTCGCCCAATGCGGGCGGGGATATAAGACGGGAAGGCGCAGAGCCTTCCGCCATCAATCTGGTGTACTCTGGCTATTAACGTAGTCCTTCAGAGTCTCGATAGTTGCACCGCCAGCACTGCAAGCAAAGTAAGACCTTGACCACATTAAGCCTGCTTTGCTCTGAGCAGTAAGGTGGGTATTCAGCATTCGCAACCGCCTTGATGATGTTGATTTGAGATTATTTACCATGACACTGATAGCCAGTTTTGGTGGGTAGGCCACCAACAGGTGTACGTGATCTTTTTCGCCATCCATTTCAAGTAACTGGCATTCCAGTTTTTCACATGCACTCTCGAACGACTCCCGTAACTGCTTGATCATATAGCCATCAAAAAGCTTTCGTCTGTACTTTGTCGTGAACACCAAATGAACAACCAGCTTGGTAACGCTATGTCGTTTGCGAAGATACCCTTTAAGCAAATCTTTGTTGTGTGCGCTCACTTGAAAACCTCTTTCAAATACCTGTAATATAAAGTTTATATTGATGAGTACTGAAATAACATTCCATGCTGAGAGCCACCAAAGTACGAATCTATCCAACATCAGAGCAGGCGGAATTTCTCGACCGTCAGTTTGATGCTGTGCGGTTCGTATGGAACAAGGCCCTGGCTATTAAGGTTCATTATTACAAGGTTCGTGGGCAGAGCCTTTCTCCCAAAAAACACCTGAAGCCCTTGCTGGCAAAAGCCAAGAAAAGCCGAAAGTACTCATGGCTGAAAAACGCTGACTCTATTGCACTGCAACAGGCCACTATCAACCTGGATACGGCCTTTCAAAACTTTTTCAATCCCAAATTGCAGGCAAGGTTTCCTCGCTTCAAGAAAAAGCATGGCAAGCAAAGTAGCTACCATTGTACGTCTGTCTCTGTGGGCGATAACTGGATAAAAATCCCCAAGTGCAAGCCCATAAGGGCTAAAGTACATCGTGAAATAGTGGGTAAGGTGAAGTCTATCACCCTGAGCAGAACGCTAACCGGCAAGTATTTTGCCTCCATATTGGCTGATGATACCCAGGAACAACCAAAACAGATTGATAATCTTGAAGCTAATCAGGTTGTCGGTGTTGATATGGGGATTACTGATCTGGCTATCACCAGTACCGGCCATAAGACTGGCAATCCTCGCTTTCTGAAAAAAGCACAACGTAACCTGAAAAGAAAACAACAGGCTCTATCTCGCTGCAAGAAAGGCTCAAAAGGTAGGCACAAAGCCCGTTTATTGGTGGCAAAGGCGCATGAGCGTGTAGCCTTTGCCCGTAATGATTTTCAGC
Above is a genomic segment from Endozoicomonas euniceicola containing:
- a CDS encoding BrnT family toxin, giving the protein MSYEWDESKRIVNLQKHGVDFGEVYLFDWNTATLSQDNRKNYGEIRVKAKGFIEGRLHELVFNIRGGNIRVIGLRKANQREVKEYERRTQKARLH
- a CDS encoding RNA-guided endonuclease InsQ/TnpB family protein, coding for MLRATKVRIYPTSEQAEFLDRQFDAVRFVWNKALAIKVHYYKVRGQSLSPKKHLKPLLAKAKKSRKYSWLKNADSIALQQATINLDTAFQNFFNPKLQARFPRFKKKHGKQSSYHCTSVSVGDNWIKIPKCKPIRAKVHREIVGKVKSITLSRTLTGKYFASILADDTQEQPKQIDNLEANQVVGVDMGITDLAITSTGHKTGNPRFLKKAQRNLKRKQQALSRCKKGSKGRHKARLLVAKAHERVAFARNDFQHKLSKQLIDENQAVIVETLKVKNMLKNKRLARSIADAGWHSLITKLEYKAKQEGKHLVKIDQWFASSKTCSVCDLKQEKMPLRIRSWECSCGAIHDRDINAARNIKKQGILKLKAEGLSVSADGGLRKSGRLSVAA
- a CDS encoding restriction endonuclease subunit S, whose translation is MQDGDLVIAMDRTWVSNGLKVSQVNKADLPCYLVQRVSRLRTKDSFSQSLLKHLFSSYRFEQYVKGVQTDSVVPHISSKQIQEFLIAAPPIKEQQEIAKILSTTDRKLNHLTTQKSQTQQLKKGLMQKLLTGQIRVKPEPQDH
- the tnpA gene encoding IS200/IS605 family transposase; translation: MSAHNKDLLKGYLRKRHSVTKLVVHLVFTTKYRRKLFDGYMIKQLRESFESACEKLECQLLEMDGEKDHVHLLVAYPPKLAISVMVNNLKSTSSRRLRMLNTHLTAQSKAGLMWSRSYFACSAGGATIETLKDYVNSQSTPD
- a CDS encoding BrnA antitoxin family protein; the encoded protein is MSEEPKKPDYISQEDWDSVDVPEWTEEDWANARPAIEVLPEIVEEYRRRTRGQQKEPTKEQVSIRLSPEVLEFFRATGSGWQSRIDDVLKEHLGKH
- a CDS encoding HigA family addiction module antitoxin; this encodes MKTEDFDEGSGGIVAKMPTNRPPTHPGEILLEEFLLPMDITQRELASAIHVPYQRVNELVNGKRGVTPSTALRLARFLGMSPDFWLNLQLRWDLYKVQQAEKDDIDRIEVFTKRSA